The following coding sequences are from one Diabrotica virgifera virgifera chromosome 2, PGI_DIABVI_V3a window:
- the LOC126880800 gene encoding uncharacterized protein LOC126880800, protein MKERVRRLSHPDYLQHDLNILRNIFVENSYPPRLINKLICNVPFVNRNILTASTMSQPGPLAQSNSAQTSVYFYALPYIPKLTIELSKIFKEFKNIKIANKNIKTIRQLYSKIKQPLTTLECTDVVYRIECTECPASYIGETGRNLSSRIISHKSECRLNKPTCTLAEHTINLDHKIDFNNAKILARESNKFKRTFLEMVHISKSDDNNLNKRSEIQNLSKIYNYILTFD, encoded by the coding sequence ATGAAAGAACGTGTCAGAAGGTTGTCTCATCCTGACTATCTCCAACATGATTTAAACATTCTACGCAATATTTTTGTGGAAAACTCATATCCTCCAAGACTGATTAATAAATTGATTTGCAATGTTCCCTTTGTCAATAGGAACATTCTCACTGCTAGTACCATGTCACAACCAGGGCCTTTAGCTCAGAGTAACTCGGCGCAGACTAGTGTGTACTTTTATGCCCTTCCTTACATTCCGAAACTAACTATTGAACTTAGTAAAATTTTCAAGGAATTTAAAAACATCAAAATAGCTAACAAAAACATCAAAACTATACGTCAGTTATACAGTAAAATCAAACAACCTTTAACTACATTAGAATGCACAGATGTGGTTTACCGCATTGAATGTACTGAATGTCCAGCATCATATATAGGTGAAACCGGAAGAAACTTGTCTAGTCGAATAATCTCACATAAAAGCGAGTGTAGATTAAATAAACCTACGTGTACTTTGGCAGAGCATACAATCAATCTAGACCATAAGATCGATTTCAACAATGCTAAAATATTAGCCAGAGAAAGTAATAAATTCAAAAGAACGTTCCTGGAGATGGTACATATCAGCAAGAGTGATGACAACAATCTTAATAAGAGATCTGAGATCCAGAATCttagtaaaatttataactatATATTGACTTTCGACTAG